In a genomic window of Quercus lobata isolate SW786 chromosome 4, ValleyOak3.0 Primary Assembly, whole genome shotgun sequence:
- the LOC115987699 gene encoding transcription factor JUNGBRUNNEN 1-like, which translates to MSNQGTSQLEDEVDQLPGFRFHPTDEELVAFYLRRKVDKKTISMELIKQIDIYKHDPWDLPKASGSTVKDTEWYFFCRRGRKYRNSIRPNRVTGSGFWKATGIDKSVYSMGGEGRDCIGLKKTLVYYRGTAGKGSKTDWMMHEFRLPAPSDTNNNTNTNTKLDNAKSAAQEAEIWTLCRIFKRNLSHRKYTPDWRELSTKRHADTRSKACSGESSNNRESYINFGAPFIFQNENYNEIKTVNHINNESNQLHVGQLSSSIAQPPPSSSIAQPPSSSSITKLPSSPSSFPINPVPDANEFFAYENWDELRSVVEFAYDPSLM; encoded by the exons ATGAGTAACCAAGGTACTAGTCAGCTGGAGGATGAAGTTGATCAATTGCCCGGATTTCGATTTCATCCGACGGATGAAGAACTCGTCGCGTTTTATCTTCGCCGGAAAGTTGACAAGAAAACAATCAGCATGGAGCTCATCAAACAGATTGATATCTACAAACACGATCCATGGGATCTTCCAA aAGCAAGTGGTAGCACTGTGAAAGACACAGAATGGTACTTCTTTTGcagaagaggaagaaagtaTAGGAACAGCATAAGACCCAACAGAGTCACAGGGTCTGGATTTTGGAAGGCAACCGGGATTGACAAATCAGTATACTCAATGGGAGGAGAAGGCCGCGATTGCATAGGACTCAAGAAGACATTGGTATACTACCGTGGAACTGCAGGGAAAGGCAGCAAAACTGATTGGATGATGCATGAATTTCGCCTTCCTGCACCCAGTGACACCAACAACAACACCAACACTAACACCAAGCTTGACAATGCTAAGAGTGCTGCCCAAGAAGCT GAAATTTGGACTCTGTGTCGAATTTTCAAGCGAAACTTGTCGCATAGGAAGTACACACCAGACTGGAGAGAATTATCTACTAAACGCCATGCTGACACAAGATCTAAAGCATGCAGTGGAGAGAGCTCCAACAATCGAGAAAGTTATATTAACTTTGGTGCTCCATTCATATTTCAAAATGAGAATTATAATGAGATAAAGACTGTTAATCATATTAATAATGAGAGCAACCAGCTGCATGTAGGCCAGTTGAGCAGCTCGATAGCTCAACCTCCACCATCATCCTCCATAGCGCAACCTCCGTCATCATCCTCCATAACTAAACTTCCATCATCCCCCTCAAGCTTTCCAATTAATCCAGTACCAGATGCGAATGAGTTCTTCGCATATGAGAATTGGGATGAGCTCAGATCAGTTGTAGAGTTTGCTTATGATCCATCACTTATGTAA